The following coding sequences lie in one Montipora foliosa isolate CH-2021 chromosome 11, ASM3666993v2, whole genome shotgun sequence genomic window:
- the LOC137977071 gene encoding uncharacterized protein — protein MITLTRPTQRYQHYQEEHINLYHALETAEEKDQSSLAFSLKESESFEFRKQVVQWLTICEQCINDQLDHLHEQRLRASHSSRSSRSSRRSHPSKSSRLSAAEEKAKVAELLAERSMLSKKLEIQQAEEQLNLDLKIAKAQARERIFTELEREEHDHSAKRDDACGEFSSEMKHAIPPVLATSSSGVPHEKAKPGTSHLHPTSPEFYYHAVPNEIKTESKEEANSSQRSDEELLKEIFKVQYEQLQSMISSQKQLATAVTLPQPEVPKFSRDPTKYKTFIIAFDARIQARVANDADRLYYLDQHLTGEPKDLIGGCLHLEPDVGYKEARRLLDKEYGDPYKVSNAFIQRLSNWRVVKYDDGPSLKRFSFFLTKCNNAMKAITHMTVLNHPPNMQSVVQKLPNNLQTKWRENVVVSTQGWKDQSANDPIYSKDALANTRAKPAPASGVADHYKKLQTPKPTSTSFATNVDASTQSPSLHGTGSSHQDAVVPRATETKGVRCLLCHESHDIEECVGERKAFLTEQSLCFGCYGQNHFSRQCPRKRVCKRCKGPHPTLLHKEGFARRKEVSSGREERNPNEETVRVNTVSTNVPQRKSENKGILLQTILPVIVTQRSTSKSVKTYAFYDNGSSGCFLTENLKNRLEAASTKTQLQLGTMHGQSIVDSAVVEELIVSDPNGANPIELPRTYTRNEIPVQHDQIPTREIVDRIDHLKEIGSEISLYDQELDIGLLIGSNCPTALVPNEGHGPFAVRLRHGWTVSGPLHIVTAPITNKITANRITVREIENVKEIITPESLLQLFELDFNERASSNFPEDLSYSQEDRTFLAKVSDGIKHTGGHYEIPLPFRQSEVKLPNNRQQALKRALWQRNKMLQNQQYRSDYVAFITDMIGKGYAERVPSESLKIIPDKIWYIPHHGVYHPKKPKKIRVVLDMVELL, from the exons ATGATAACATTAACGAGACCGACCCAACGATATCAG CACTATCAAGAAGAACACATCAACCTTTATCACGCGCTCGAAACCGCCGAAGAGAAAGATCAATCATCGCTAGCATTTAGTTTAAAGGAAAGTGAGAGTTTCGAATTTAGGAAACAAGTTGTCCAATGGTTAACCATCTGCGAACAATGCATAAATGATCAGTTGGATCACCTCCACGAGCAACGCTTACGCGCGTCGCATTCATCGCGCTCGTCACGTTCGTCACGCAGGTCACACCCTTCTAAAAGTTCAAGACTATCGGCCGCCGAAGAAAAAGCGAAAGTCGCGGAACTCTTAGCGGAGCGTTCAATGTTAAGTAAAAAACTCGAAATTCAACAAGCTGAAGAGCAGCTCAATTTGGACCTTAAAATTGCGAAAGCCCAGGCAAGAGAGAGAATTTTTACGGAGCTAGAAAGGGAAGAACATGATCATAGCGCCAAGAGAGATGATGCCTGCGGCGAATTCTCATCCGAAATGAAGCATGCAATTCCTCCAGTCCTAGCAACATCATCAAGTGGCGTTCCTCATGAAAAAGCGAAACCTGGAACGTCGCATTTACATCCAACATCGCCCGAATTCTACTACCATGCCGTTCCcaatgaaataaaaacagaaagtaAAGAGGAAGCAAATAGTTCGCAGAGAAGCGATGAAGAACtattaaaagaaatctttaaagTTCAGTACGAACAACTTCAAAGCATGATTTCGTCGCAAAAACAATTGGCCACCGCCGTTACTCTCCCACAACCTGAAGTGCCAAAGTTCAGCAGAGATCCGACCAAGTACAAAACGTTCATCATCGCGTTCGATGCGCGTATACAGGCAAGAGTAGCAAACGACGCAGATAGGCTTTACTATCTTGATCAGCACCTCACAGGTGAACCGAAAGACTTGATAGGTGGCTGCCTTCACCTAGAACCGGATGTGGGTTACAAGGAAGCGAGAAGACTTCTCGATAAAGAGTACGGTGACCCATACAAGGTATCCAACGCCTTCATTCAAAGGCTCTCCAATTGGCGTGTTGTTAAGTACGACGATGGTCCTTCTCTGAAGCGCTTCTCCTTTTTCTTAACAAAGTGTAACAATGCAATGAAAGCCATCACACACATGACAGTATTAAATCATCCTCCGAACATGCAGTCAGTTGTCCAGAAGTTGCCCAACAACCTCCAAACGAAGTGGCGCGAGAACGTAGTAGTGTCGACTCAAGGCTGGAAGGATC AATCTGCGAACGATCCGATCTACAGTAAAGATGCACTTGCTAATACAAGGGCAAAACCAGCTCCAGCAAGTGGTGTCGCTGATCACTACAAGAAATTACAGACGCCAAAACCAACAAGCACAAGCTTCGCTACCAACGTAGACGCCTCTACCCAGTCCCCTTCTTTACACGGGACTGGGAGCTCTCATCAGGATGCTGTTGTACCACGCGCCACGGAAACTAAGGGTGTCCGATGCCTCTTATGCCATGAGTCACATGATATTGAAGAATGTGTGGGTGAAAGAAAGGCGTTTCTGACTGAACAATCTCTGTGTTTTGGTTGCTACGGACAAAACCACTTTTCAAGACAATGcccaaggaaaagagtttgCAAGAGGTGCAAAGGACCGCACCCGACATTATTACACAAAGAAGGTTTTGCAAGAAGAAAGGAAGTTAGCAGCGGCAGAGAAGAAAGGAACCCGAACGAGGAAACCGTCAGAGTTAATACCGTGTCTACAAATGTTCCACAAAGGAAAAGTGAAAACAAAGGTATCCTACTACAGACCATCCTTCCCGTGATAGTCACCCAAAGGAGTACGAGCAAGTCAGTTAAAACATACGCCTTCTATGATAACGGAAGTTCTGGCTGTTTTCTCACCGAAAACCTAAAGAACCGTCTGGAAGCAGCCAGCACAAAGACACAGCTACAACTTGGAACAATGCATGGACAGAGCATAGTCGATAGTGCTGTTGTGGAGGAACTTATCGTGTCTGACCCAAATGGTGCAAATCCAATTGAACTTCCAAGGACATATACAAGGAACGAGATTCCAGTACAGCACGACCAGATTCCAACGCGCGAAATCGTCGACCGTATCGATCACCTAAAAGAGATTGGCAGTGAAATTTCTCTGTACGATCAAGAACTGGATATAGGCCTGCTAATCGGAAGTAACTGCCCCACTGCGCTCGTTCCAAATGAAGGACATGGTCCCTTTGCTGTAAGACTCCGTCATGGGTGGACGGTCAGTGGCCCATTGCATATCGTGACCGCACCAATAACGAACAAGATTACCGCAAACAGGATTACAGTCAGAGAAATAGAAAACGTCAAGGAAATCATTACTCCCGAGTCGCTACTACAGTTGTTCGAGCTAGACTTCAATGAGAGGGCCTCAAGCAACTTTCCGGAAGATCTAAGTTACTCTCAGGAAGATAGGACATTTCTGGCTAAAGTTTCAGACGGGATAAAGCATACAGGAGGCCACTATGAAATACCGCTCCCTTTTCGCCAGTCTGAGGTGAAGCTTCCAAATAATCGGCAGCAGGCACTTAAGAGAGCCTTGTGGCAACGGAACAAGATGTTGCAGAATCAGCAGTACCGAAGCGATTATGTAGCTTTCATCACCGACATGATTGGCAAAGGTTATGCAGAGAGAGTCCCTAGTGAATCGCTCAAGATCATTCCCGACAAAATATGGTACATTCCCCACCACGGAGTGTATCATCCCAAAAAACCGAAGAAAATCAGAGTCGTGCTAGATATGGTGGAACTTCTCTGA
- the LOC137977073 gene encoding uncharacterized protein, whose amino-acid sequence MFIDLAEHNKAAIAIKWAAEIQCRFNEIIEQVSGHIGEKEPKPVAQETHAPFNLQVEIRTYPQFKRDFQRQFMPHLRSCLGNEPANTVKSIDDDTTEMWKTLDEKYGHPSKVADVIIDGIRRTRMIRDGEEKRFTEFVEIIEDSYRDLRRLGLEAEITTTSSVSIIEKKLPPDIRRKWAERVSVENSTVNKSDKFPSLLKFLQNQRGAIEYDNASLRAPLVPSKAVIHHTIGKDETNFKSQRTTQRRCLIHDDVKHSIEDCRVYLSKPISDKIALLREKGACWSCLKSGHRMQSCKTKKTCNIGNCSSQHHKSLHVDERRTSPTPANIASASRPASICSNIEDTCLLQIQRIRMKRGWANVMWDSAASLYFITNNKAKEERLKATAVNLSIVKIGGQYKTIRTVKYKLSLLDKQGKIVEFEVYGIDKITSDIERINMDGLTHLFNNVAQDELQRPTGPVAMNMPPITLSESNVSFEVKIDDFYNIENLGVECNPRCGSSKCSKDYTFKEERELALIDKNLSYDKQTNRWIAEYPWIKDLMDLPNNRKVALAMLASTERRLAKTLVHATVYDNQVKDMVNREVARKLSKDEIDNYKGPVHYISHHEVLKPDSKSTLDPCENSLQ is encoded by the exons ATGTTTATAGATCTTGCAGAACACAACAAGGCCGCAATTGCCATAAAATGGGCCGCCGAAATACAGTGCCGATTCAACGAAATCATTGAACAAGTCTCAGGGCACATTGGTGAGAAAGAGCCGAAACCAGTAGCACAAGAAACTCATGCACCATTCAATCTTCAAGTAGAAATTCGCACCTATCCGCAATTCAAAAGAGACTTTCAAAGACAATTCATGCCTCATCTTCGCTCATGCCTAGGCAACGAACCAGCGAACACCGTGAAAAGCATCGACGACGACACCACAGAAATGTGGAAAACATTAGACGAGAAATACGGACACCCTTCAAAAGTGGCAGACGTCATTATCGACGGAATACGTAGAACCAGAATGATCAGAGATGGAGAAGAAAAGAGATTCACTGAATTTGTTGAAATCATAGAAGACAGTTACAGAGACCTCAGACGATTGGGTTTGGAAGCAGAAATAACAACCACGAGCTCAGTAAGCATCATCGAGAAAAAGCTGCCCCCAGACATACGACGAAAATGGGCCGAAAGAGTTAGCGTAGAAAATAGCACTGTCAACAAATCCGATAAATTTCCATCTCTTCTCAAGTTTTTACAAAACCAGCGCGGAGCAATTGAATATGATAATGCCTCACTGAGAGCGCCATTAGTACCATCGAAGGCCGTAATTCATCATACCATAGGCAAGgatgaaaccaattttaagagtCAAAGAACGACGCAGAGGAGATGCTTGATCCATGATGATGTAAAACATTCAATAGAAGATTGCAGAGTCTACTTATCAAAACCCATAAGCGATAAAATAGCACTCCTAAGAGAGAAGGGAGCATGCTGGTCTTGTCTAAAATCGGGTCATCGAATGCAAAGTTGCAAAACTAAGAAAACATGCAACATCGGTAACTGCTCGTCACAACACCACAAATCTTTACACGTAGATGAACGAAGAACATCACCTACACCCGCAAATATAGCCAGCGCCTCCAGACCAGCCAGCATATGTAGTAACATCGAAGACACATGCCTCCTTCAAATACAAAGAATCAGAATGAAAAGAGGATGGGCCAATGTTATGTGGGACTCTGCGGCATCTTTATACTTTATCACTAACAATAAGGCCAAAGAAGAACGCCTTAAAGCGACAGCTGTGAATTTGTCGATCGTAAAAATTGGTGGTCAGTACAAAACGATCAGAACAGTCAAGTACAAACTTTCCTTGCTTGACAAACAAGGGAAAATCGTGGAATTCGAAGTATATGGTATAGACAAGATTACGTCCGACATCGAGAGGATAAACATGGACGGACTGACACACCTATTCAACAATGTAGCGCAAGACGAACTTCAACGACCCACCGGACCTGTGGCTATGAATATGCCGCCTATCACCCTGTCAGAGAGCAATGTGTC TTTCGAAGTCAAGATAGACGATTTCTACAACATTGAGAATCTAGGCGTTGAGTGCAACCCACGTTGTGGTAGCAGCAAGTGCAGCAAAGACTACACTTTCAAAGAAGAAAGGGAGCTAGCATTGATCGACAAAAATCTCTCGTATGACAAACAAACTAACCGATGGATCGCAGAGTATCCGTGGATTAAAGATCTGATGGATCTGCCAAATAATCGTAAAGTTGCATTAGCAATGCTTGCCTCTACTGAAAGGAGACTTGCAAAGACTCTGgtacatgctacagtgtacgaCAATCAAGTCAAGGATATGGTGAACAGAGAAGTAGCACGCAAACTTTCTAAAGACGAGATAGACAATTACAAAGGCCCTGTACACTACATCTCCCATCATGAGGTTCTGAAACCAGATTCCAAATCGACCCTCGACCCCTGTGAGAATAGTCTTCAATAG
- the LOC137977074 gene encoding uncharacterized protein has translation MGHVLIDYWAKGPDLLNNLLGVLIRFRENEVAFMGDISKMYHTVKTTLIDQHTHRFLWRNMDVSKEPDTYVIQRVSFGDEPSGTIATLALRKTAEMGSQDYPAAAKIIQSNTSMDDIIKSTKDLQTAKKLTEDIEKLISKGGFKLKEWIISHSAESREETFIPNEPNVFSERVLGVIWDPDHDQLRFKTKLNLYLKKKKHRKTQNVTQHVENQTFPPQFTKRMILSQINSIYNPLGLAGAFTVRAKILMRRLWTSNEKLDWDDPIPEENRQQWLIFFNELPEMNHVRFKRCMKPSDAVGDPSLVIFSDASNDAYGSCAYARWPRQGGGLASNLIVSKNRLAKANPESGEYSQRKCGR, from the coding sequence ATGGGCCATGTCCTGATTGACTACTGGGCCAAAGGACCAGATCTTCTCAACAATTTGCTTGGAGTACTAATACGATTTCGAGAAAACGAAGTAGCATTCATGGGAGACATCAGCAAAATGTACCATACCGTCAAAACAACTTTGATTGATCAACACACGCACAGATTCTTGTGGCGAAATATGGACGTGTCAAAGGAACCGGATACTTACGTTATACAAAGAGTATCTTTCGGAGATGAGCCTTCGGGAACGATCGCAACATTGGCACTTCGCAAGACAGCCGAAATGGGGAGTCAAGATTATCCCGCCGCAGCGAAGATCATACAAAGTAATACGTCTATGGACGATATAATCAAAAGTACAAAGGACCTGCAAACAGCAAAGAAGCTTACTGAAGATATAGAGAAACTGATTAGCAAAGGCGGATTCAAACTCAAAGAATGGATAATATCACACAGCGCGGAGAGTCGAGAGGAGACATTCATACCAAACGAACCAAATGTTTTCTCTGAAAGGGTACTTGGAGTGATATGGGACCCAGACCATGATCAATTACGCTTTAAGACGAAGTTGAATCTGTACCTAAAGAAGAAGAAACACCGCAAAACTCAAAATGTTACACAACATGTGGAAAACCAGACCTTCCCACCGCAATTTACAAAGCGAATGATATTGTCACAAATAAACAGCATATACAACCCTCTTGGACTCGCAGGAGCCTTTACCGTTCGAGCTAAAATCTTAATGCGACGCTTATGGACAAGCAATGAGAAACTAGACTGGGATGATCCAATCCCCGAAGAGAATAGACAGCAATGGTTGATATTCTTTAATGAATTACCCGAGATGAATCATGTCAGATTTAAGAGATGCATGAAACCGTCAGACGCAGTTGGTGATCCATCTCTTGTCATCTTCAGCGATGCCTCGAATGACGCTTACGGATCCTGTGCTTATGCAAGGTGGCCACGACAAGGTGGAGGACTTGCAAGTAACCTGATTGTATCTAAAAATCGTCTTGCCAAAGCAAATCCTGAAAGTGGCGAATATAGTCAACGCAAGTGTGGAAGATAG
- the LOC137977075 gene encoding uncharacterized protein: MDKHVKDGKYKCLCICPRIRSDGIYVISGRGEKWMEMSYSKGDVILLPYQLYSRHVHEKGHHGVLTTASKIRSKFWITKLLKLVKSIKFNCIVCKRLDKKLSEQVMGNLPIERLKPAPPWYSTSIDLFGPFTIRDEVKKRTTSKAYGVIFTCLATRAVHLDLAPDYSTEKFLMVLKKFASVRGYPCKIYSDNGPQLVAAN; this comes from the coding sequence ATGGATAAACATGTAAAAGACGGGAAGTATAAGTGTTTATGTATATGTCCTCGTATACGAAGCGATGGGATATATGTAATAAGTGGTCGTGGGGAGAAATGGATGGAAATGAGCTACAGTAAAGGAGACGTCATACTTCTCccataccaactttattcaagACACGTTCATGAGAAAGGGCACCACGGTGTTCTGACTACCGCCAGCAAAATTCGCTCAAAGTTCTGGATAACTAAGTTACTCAAACTAGTTAAATCCATCAAGTTCAACTGTATTGTGTGCAAAAGATTAGACAAGAAACTGTCAGAACAAGTAATGGGAAATCTTCCTATAGAAAGGCTTAAACCAGCTCCTCCATGGTATTCCACATCCATTGACTTATTTGGTCCTTTCACAATTCGTGATGAAGTTAAGAAACGAACCACATCTAAAGCGTATGGAGTCATCTTCACTTGTTTAGCAACGAGAGCTGTTCACCTGGACCTGGCACCAGACTACAGTACAGAGAAGTTTTTGATGGTACTGAAAAAATTTGCGTCAGTGAGGGGATATCCATGTAAGATATATTCTGACAACGGTCCACAGCTTGTCGCAGCTAATTGA
- the LOC137977076 gene encoding uncharacterized protein — protein sequence MEGFQWNFTPADAPWQNGASESLIKSVKRALTAITGESILTFSELQTVFYEVANLIKERPIGRHPTSPDDGSYLCPNDLLLGRSTTRVPSGPFKESTTPKHRFEFIQHIIDGFWKKWTRTYFPDLIVRQKWHTAHRNLNSGDVVLIQDSNLVRGQWRLGIVSRTFLGTDGNVRRVQVKYKNPKPGEPATKYDSKGYVTIKRPVHRLVVLLPKEEHVTF from the coding sequence ATGGAGGGATTTCAATGGAACTTTACACCTGCTGATGCACCATGGCAAAATGGAGCATCAGAATCTCTTATTAAATCTGTTAAGAGAGCGCTTACAGCCATTACTGGAGAAAGTATTCTGACATTCTCCGAACTTCAAACTGTATTCTACGAAGTCGCCAACCTCATCAAGGAAAGGCCTATAGGCAGACACCCAACATCACCCGACGATGGCTCATATTTATGCCCAAATGACCTTCTCTTAGGCAGATCAACCACGCGAGTACCTAGTGGTCCTTTCAAGGAATCTACAACTCCAAAACACCGTTTTGAATTTATCCAACATATAATAGATGGCTTCTGGAAGAAATGGACCAGAACATATTTTCCAGATTTAATTGTGAGGCAAAAATGGCATACAGCCCACCGTAATCTGAACTCTGGAGATGTTGTCCTAATTCAGGATTCCAATCTGGTTAGAGGCCAGTGGCGTCTTGGGATTGTATCCAGAACATTCCTGGGGACCGATGGAAACGTGCGAAGGGTACAAGTAAAGTATAAAAATCCAAAACCTGGCGAACCTGCTACCAAATATGACAGCAAAGGCTACGTCACCATCAAACGACCTGTTCACCGTCTGGTGGTGCTACTACCTAAGGAAGAACATGTGACCTTCTGA